In Bradyrhizobium lablabi, one DNA window encodes the following:
- a CDS encoding DUF1643 domain-containing protein, which produces MTDLFLERDAVISDCGKYRYLLRRTWDHGKPRCLYVMLNPSTADAEIDDATIRSCIRLAKTYGYGSFEVVNLMAWRATDPKDLPAKPSEAMGSDNPRIIEAAIARCDVVICAWGAHPYAARFKGAVLDMVGLYRPTAYCLGKTKAGAPKHPLYIKSGTPLEAFR; this is translated from the coding sequence ATGACTGACCTATTCCTTGAGCGCGATGCAGTGATTTCGGACTGCGGCAAGTATCGCTATTTGCTGCGCCGGACATGGGATCACGGCAAGCCGCGCTGCCTATACGTCATGCTCAATCCGTCAACGGCGGATGCGGAGATCGATGACGCCACAATCCGATCCTGCATTCGTCTTGCCAAAACCTACGGCTACGGCAGCTTCGAAGTAGTCAATCTGATGGCGTGGCGCGCAACCGATCCGAAAGACTTGCCAGCAAAGCCGTCCGAGGCCATGGGATCGGACAATCCGAGGATAATTGAAGCGGCAATAGCGCGCTGCGATGTCGTGATCTGCGCCTGGGGCGCCCATCCCTACGCCGCGCGGTTCAAGGGCGCTGTCCTCGATATGGTGGGCCTATATCGACCGACCGCGTACTGCCTCGGCAAGACGAAGGCCGGCGCTCCGAAGCATCCTCTTTACATCAAGAGCGGCACTCCGCTGGAGGCATTCCGATGA
- a CDS encoding tyrosine-type recombinase/integrase, translating to MPIKIYRRKGSNVWQYRGTVTGNRLRGSTGTANREIAARVASEIENRHWKRHLDGPEDTLTFPKAVALYLKAGKSERFVWKIEDYWKNAKVKDMTSGAIRQSAIDLYPKVSGATWNRCVIVPTQAIINHCAELELCPRIRVKRFPFDEKIKQPVTLEWLDAFCAHADKQLAALALFMFATGCRIAEARRIEWDDIDFQARTILIRKTKIRRQRLPNMPPRLLLALANMDRNCKPFGDAYTTLRDRWERVRVAAKLKRLTFHCSRHGFATKLLHDGIDVVTVAKLGGWASAQQVLKTYGHAKDNPKITDGLFDAPPDLSKKVSND from the coding sequence ATGCCCATCAAAATCTATCGGCGTAAAGGAAGTAACGTCTGGCAGTACCGGGGCACGGTTACCGGAAATCGATTACGAGGATCGACTGGCACAGCGAACCGCGAAATCGCGGCGCGAGTTGCGTCCGAGATCGAAAACCGCCACTGGAAACGTCATCTCGATGGGCCAGAAGACACTCTGACATTTCCGAAAGCAGTTGCCCTGTATCTCAAGGCCGGCAAGTCCGAACGGTTTGTGTGGAAGATCGAAGATTATTGGAAGAATGCCAAGGTCAAGGACATGACATCGGGCGCGATCAGACAGAGCGCGATCGATCTTTATCCCAAGGTCAGCGGAGCGACGTGGAATCGCTGCGTCATCGTGCCGACGCAGGCGATCATCAATCATTGCGCTGAGTTGGAATTGTGCCCGCGCATCCGCGTCAAGAGGTTCCCGTTCGATGAAAAGATCAAGCAGCCCGTCACGCTCGAATGGCTCGATGCCTTCTGCGCCCATGCCGACAAACAATTGGCTGCGCTAGCGCTGTTCATGTTCGCGACCGGATGCCGTATCGCCGAGGCCCGGCGCATCGAGTGGGATGATATCGATTTTCAGGCGCGCACCATCCTGATCCGCAAGACCAAGATCAGGCGCCAGCGCTTGCCGAACATGCCGCCGCGCCTCCTGCTGGCGCTCGCCAACATGGACCGCAATTGCAAGCCGTTCGGGGATGCCTACACGACGCTGCGCGACCGCTGGGAACGCGTCAGGGTCGCGGCCAAACTCAAGCGCCTGACCTTCCATTGCAGCCGCCACGGCTTCGCTACCAAGCTCCTGCATGACGGCATCGACGTGGTGACGGTCGCGAAACTCGGCGGCTGGGCATCGGCGCAGCAAGTGCTCAAGACCTACGGCCACGCCAAAGATAACCCAAAGATCACCGATGGGCTTTTTGACGCGCCCCCTGATCTTTCTAAGAAGGTGTCGAATGATTGA
- a CDS encoding GIY-YIG nuclease family protein translates to MIDTLHHEIRFVYGIKSLDLIKVGVAMNIEKRMEKMRLENPHGCELVFYRRTFAPFVFEKRMHELLADKAVGREWFRVSLADLRQAANKAKGASMKAHRALERWKRTPIEIGTLETHPTYDVEQNQ, encoded by the coding sequence ATGATTGATACCCTGCATCATGAAATCCGCTTCGTCTACGGCATCAAATCCTTGGACCTTATCAAGGTTGGCGTTGCGATGAATATCGAAAAACGAATGGAAAAAATGCGGCTCGAAAACCCTCATGGGTGCGAGTTGGTATTTTACCGAAGAACGTTCGCCCCCTTTGTCTTTGAAAAGAGGATGCACGAACTCCTAGCCGACAAGGCAGTCGGTCGCGAATGGTTTCGGGTGTCGCTGGCCGATCTCCGTCAAGCCGCGAACAAAGCAAAGGGCGCCTCCATGAAGGCCCATAGGGCATTGGAGCGATGGAAGCGAACCCCGATAGAAATTGGCACGCTAGAGACACACCCGACCTATGACGTTGAGCAAAATCAATAG
- a CDS encoding LapA family protein, whose translation MRWIYLAVIILFAAVTIIFALQNFEIVTISFLGSNAGVPLALLVAVAYLLGAATGGSLFALLRRSYEGSRRSIMGSS comes from the coding sequence ATGCGCTGGATCTACCTCGCCGTCATCATTCTGTTCGCCGCCGTGACGATTATCTTCGCGCTGCAGAACTTCGAGATAGTGACCATCTCTTTCCTGGGCTCCAATGCGGGCGTACCGCTCGCGCTGCTGGTCGCTGTCGCCTACCTGCTGGGCGCCGCGACGGGCGGCAGCCTGTTTGCGCTGCTGCGTCGATCGTACGAAGGGTCGAGACGAAGCATCATGGGCTCGTCCTGA
- a CDS encoding HdeD family acid-resistance protein: MTNASDTLTNHQAGSDMAPLRAKWGWIVALGVVYLLAGFIALGSVVMATVASVLVVGVMMIIAGVAEVFSAFQIKSWGKFLLWVLLGALYIIAGFVTFENPLLAAALLTLILGASLVASGIMRIMLAFSMKRETPWIWVLLSGAITLLLGLLILAHWPVSSLYILGLFLGIDLIMAGAAWIGLGFGLRRAH; the protein is encoded by the coding sequence ATGACCAATGCTTCAGATACCCTGACAAATCATCAAGCCGGTTCTGATATGGCGCCGCTACGCGCCAAGTGGGGCTGGATCGTCGCACTCGGCGTCGTCTATCTGCTCGCCGGGTTTATCGCGCTTGGCAGCGTTGTGATGGCCACCGTCGCGAGCGTCCTCGTCGTCGGCGTGATGATGATCATCGCCGGCGTCGCCGAGGTATTTAGCGCCTTCCAAATCAAGAGCTGGGGCAAATTCCTGCTCTGGGTCCTGCTCGGCGCGCTCTACATCATCGCCGGCTTCGTCACGTTCGAGAATCCGCTGCTCGCCGCCGCGCTGCTCACCCTCATTCTCGGCGCATCGCTGGTAGCCTCGGGCATCATGCGCATCATGCTGGCCTTCAGCATGAAACGGGAAACGCCCTGGATCTGGGTGCTGCTGTCCGGTGCGATCACGCTGCTGCTCGGCCTGCTGATTTTGGCGCACTGGCCGGTCTCGAGCCTCTATATCCTCGGCCTGTTCCTCGGCATCGATCTCATCATGGCCGGCGCAGCCTGGATCGGCCTCGGCTTCGGCCTGCGCCGCGCTCATTGA
- a CDS encoding efflux RND transporter permease subunit → MLEKNSDSEVHVEKEEQRPGASIAFGLERLGLIAVQKPVLSCIILVGLIIGALFGIDRIKIDDSLSQLFRSNSKDYKQYEAETKRFPAVEFDVLVVVEGKTLLKRENLEKMRDLVTDIQLIEGTRGIISLFSARQAPAPGKLPAALFPSELPQGADYDKFIETVKTNEIIRGKLLSEDGTLALIVLSLEPEVVASNKLGKVVGEIRKAMAEDLKGSGLNAELSGVPVMQLEIRNAVKRDGLTYNILGILAGCIIAIIFFRKISFMVVAAFPPIIAIILALGGLGWANFNLNMFLNVMTPLIMVISFSDSMQLTFAARDRLIAGQDKYTAFKNAVMVVGPACVLTHGTAGISFIALQFSNSDLIRKFGEAGLAATIIALIAVLSLVPVFGVLFVRNEKVFAVKFQSADAGVQMLRNFCYWIAVRMVSRPGLFSLIAVIFVGGLAVIYANLEPRYRLADQVPDKQQAVAASGRLDAKLTGANAIDVLIEFPKGASLYDPQTLQTIADVHATVEKQAGVGNVWSLETLRRWLAEKAGSSDVATLKEYVNLIPEYLVRRFISANQDAVVVSGRVPDLDSSQILPVVENLDQTLDTVRKAHPGYEIAVTGLSAIAARNSSNMIEKLNRGLTIEFALVAIFIGLAFRSVVVMFSCILPGIFPVVLSGTVLWLLGEGLQFASVVALTVSFGLGLSATIHFLNRLRLESRPGVSPELAVERATVLVGPALILTTVVLACGLVVTVFSDLPSLRLFGWLSAFSMVAALIADLFILRPTAMFLINLSERLRGKAHAKPAE, encoded by the coding sequence ATGCTCGAAAAGAACAGCGACAGTGAGGTCCATGTCGAGAAGGAAGAGCAGCGCCCGGGCGCCAGCATCGCCTTCGGGCTGGAGCGGCTCGGGCTGATTGCAGTCCAGAAGCCGGTCCTGTCCTGCATCATTCTGGTCGGGCTTATCATCGGCGCGCTGTTCGGCATCGACCGCATCAAGATCGATGATTCGCTGAGCCAGCTGTTCCGCTCCAATTCCAAGGATTACAAGCAGTACGAGGCGGAGACCAAGCGCTTCCCGGCGGTCGAATTCGACGTGCTGGTGGTGGTCGAGGGCAAAACGCTGCTCAAGCGCGAAAACCTCGAAAAGATGCGCGATCTCGTCACCGATATCCAGCTGATCGAGGGCACGCGCGGGATCATCTCGCTGTTCTCGGCGCGCCAGGCGCCGGCGCCGGGCAAGCTGCCGGCGGCGCTGTTCCCCTCGGAACTGCCGCAAGGCGCCGACTACGACAAATTCATCGAGACCGTCAAAACCAACGAGATCATCCGCGGCAAGCTGTTGTCCGAAGACGGCACGCTGGCGCTGATCGTGCTGTCGCTCGAGCCCGAGGTCGTCGCCAGCAACAAGCTCGGCAAAGTGGTCGGCGAGATTCGCAAGGCGATGGCGGAGGATCTCAAGGGCAGCGGTTTGAATGCGGAATTATCCGGCGTTCCCGTCATGCAGCTCGAAATCCGCAATGCGGTCAAGCGCGACGGGCTGACCTATAACATCCTCGGCATTCTGGCCGGCTGCATCATCGCGATCATCTTCTTCCGCAAGATATCGTTCATGGTGGTCGCCGCGTTCCCGCCGATCATCGCGATCATACTCGCGCTTGGTGGTCTCGGCTGGGCCAATTTCAATCTCAACATGTTCTTAAACGTGATGACGCCGCTGATCATGGTGATCAGCTTCTCCGACTCGATGCAGCTGACATTCGCGGCGCGCGATCGCCTGATCGCTGGGCAGGATAAATACACCGCGTTCAAGAACGCCGTGATGGTGGTCGGGCCGGCCTGCGTGCTGACCCATGGCACCGCGGGCATATCGTTCATTGCGCTGCAGTTCTCGAATTCCGACCTGATCCGCAAATTCGGCGAGGCAGGCCTTGCCGCCACCATCATCGCGCTGATCGCGGTGCTGTCGCTGGTCCCGGTGTTCGGGGTGCTGTTTGTCCGCAACGAAAAAGTCTTCGCCGTGAAATTCCAGAGCGCCGACGCCGGCGTTCAGATGCTGCGCAATTTTTGCTACTGGATCGCGGTGCGCATGGTGAGCCGGCCCGGCCTGTTCAGCCTGATCGCGGTGATCTTTGTCGGCGGTCTGGCGGTGATCTACGCCAATCTGGAGCCGCGCTACCGGCTCGCCGATCAGGTGCCGGACAAGCAGCAGGCGGTCGCGGCATCGGGCCGTCTCGACGCCAAGCTGACCGGCGCCAATGCAATCGACGTGCTGATCGAATTCCCCAAGGGCGCCTCGCTGTATGATCCCCAGACGCTGCAGACCATTGCCGACGTTCACGCAACGGTGGAGAAGCAGGCGGGTGTCGGCAATGTCTGGTCATTGGAGACGCTGCGGCGCTGGCTTGCGGAGAAGGCCGGAAGCTCCGACGTCGCGACGTTGAAGGAATACGTCAACCTGATCCCCGAATATCTGGTGCGGCGTTTCATTTCCGCCAATCAGGATGCGGTGGTGGTGTCGGGGCGGGTGCCCGACCTCGATTCAAGTCAAATTCTTCCCGTCGTCGAAAATCTCGATCAGACGCTGGACACGGTGCGCAAGGCGCATCCCGGTTACGAGATCGCCGTCACCGGACTTTCGGCGATCGCCGCGCGCAACAGCTCCAACATGATCGAAAAGCTCAATCGCGGATTGACGATCGAGTTCGCGCTGGTCGCGATCTTCATCGGGCTCGCCTTCCGCTCGGTGGTCGTGATGTTCTCCTGCATCCTGCCGGGCATTTTCCCGGTGGTGTTGTCGGGCACGGTGCTGTGGCTGCTCGGGGAGGGATTGCAGTTCGCAAGCGTCGTCGCGCTCACCGTGTCGTTCGGCCTCGGGCTCAGCGCGACGATCCACTTCCTCAACAGGCTCAGGCTCGAATCCAGGCCCGGCGTCAGTCCGGAACTGGCGGTCGAGCGCGCGACCGTGCTGGTCGGCCCCGCGCTGATCCTGACCACGGTGGTGCTGGCTTGCGGCCTGGTGGTGACGGTGTTTTCCGACCTGCCGTCGCTGCGGCTGTTCGGCTGGCTCTCGGCCTTCTCGATGGTGGCGGCGCTGATCGCCGATCTCTTCATCCTGCGGCCGACGGCGATGTTCCTGATCAATTTGTCAGAGCGGCTTCGCGGCAAAGCGCACGCGAAGCCGGCGGAGTAG
- the eutC gene encoding ethanolamine ammonia-lyase subunit EutC, with translation MKTPAPPSRSMRDLGAFTPARVGLGRAGASMPTKALLDFTLDHARARDAVHAAFDASAVVAGLGDLGLEAFAVRSRARDRAEYLRRPDLGRTLDQASQLLLESHGGTPCRLAIVVGDGLSPTAVDTHAIQLLRRLIPQLAVDGIEIGRAVVASGARVALGDEIGAMLGARMMVMLIGERPGLSASDSLGAYLTFAPRPGLTDAERNCVSNIHGAGLGYDEAAFRIAWLVREGLAREVTGVALKDESGVSTPAVSRQIQKVNDKFKNNPKNKSNSNSKT, from the coding sequence ATGAAAACGCCAGCGCCGCCGTCCCGTTCGATGAGGGATCTGGGCGCGTTCACGCCGGCGCGCGTTGGCCTTGGGCGGGCCGGCGCCAGCATGCCGACCAAGGCGTTGCTCGACTTTACCCTCGACCATGCCCGCGCCCGCGACGCCGTGCATGCCGCCTTCGATGCATCGGCTGTGGTCGCAGGCCTTGGCGATCTCGGTCTTGAGGCATTCGCTGTCCGCAGCCGTGCGCGCGACCGGGCGGAATATCTCAGGCGTCCCGATCTCGGCCGGACCCTCGATCAGGCCTCGCAGCTTTTGCTTGAGAGCCATGGCGGCACGCCCTGCCGGCTTGCGATCGTGGTCGGCGATGGCCTGTCGCCGACGGCGGTCGATACGCACGCGATTCAACTTCTCCGCAGGCTCATTCCCCAGCTTGCCGTCGACGGCATCGAGATCGGTCGCGCCGTGGTGGCGTCGGGCGCGCGGGTCGCGTTGGGTGATGAGATCGGCGCGATGTTGGGCGCGCGCATGATGGTCATGCTGATCGGCGAGCGGCCGGGCCTGTCGGCCTCCGACAGTCTTGGGGCATATCTGACCTTCGCGCCGCGGCCGGGATTGACCGACGCCGAGCGCAATTGCGTGTCCAACATCCACGGCGCTGGGCTTGGCTATGACGAAGCCGCTTTCCGTATAGCCTGGCTGGTCCGCGAGGGCCTCGCCCGGGAAGTCACCGGGGTCGCATTAAAGGACGAAAGCGGCGTTAGTACGCCCGCCGTTTCACGACAAATTCAAAAGGTAAATGACAAATTCAAGAACAACCCTAAGAACAAATCCAACAGCAATTCCAAGACTTGA
- a CDS encoding B12-binding domain-containing radical SAM protein codes for MRAEGIETVRRILCVFPRYTSSFGTFEYSYPLTDGVQAFMPPQGLLLIAAYLPDNWPVRFVDENIRPATREDFEWAEAVFVSGMHIQRQQMNDICRRAHAFELAVAIGGPSVSACPDYYPSFDYLHVGELGDATDDLIARLARDPSRPDRQIVLKTKDRLDMTRFPIPAYELAEVKRYFLGSIQYSSGCPYQCEFCDIPGLYGRNPRLKTPQQIIAELDKLLECGVMGSVYFVDDNFIGNRKAAVDLLPHLIEWQKKTGYVMRLACEATLNIAKRPEILEKMREAFFVTIFCGIETPDPDALKAMHKDHNMMVPILEGVHTINSYGMEVVSGIIMGLDTDKPETGDALLAFVEESRIPLLTINLLQALPKTPLWDRLERENRLIHDDETRDSNVDFLMPYDQVVSSWRKCMEIAYQPARLYARYQHQCDYTYANRLKVPVSAAQKSWSNIKRGLIMLSKIFWKVGVLGDYRKVFWRFALPRLRKGDIEGLISSALIAHHLIMFARAASVGQQNASNYSLRLREASVPAE; via the coding sequence ATGAGAGCTGAGGGCATTGAAACGGTACGGCGCATCCTGTGCGTCTTTCCGCGCTATACGTCTTCTTTCGGCACGTTCGAGTATTCCTATCCTTTGACCGACGGCGTGCAGGCCTTCATGCCGCCGCAGGGTTTGCTGCTGATCGCGGCCTATCTGCCCGACAACTGGCCGGTCCGTTTCGTCGATGAAAACATCCGCCCGGCCACCAGAGAGGATTTCGAATGGGCGGAGGCGGTCTTCGTCAGCGGCATGCACATCCAGCGCCAGCAGATGAACGATATTTGCCGCCGGGCACATGCGTTCGAGCTTGCGGTTGCGATCGGCGGACCGTCGGTCTCAGCCTGCCCGGACTACTATCCCTCGTTCGACTATCTCCATGTCGGCGAACTCGGCGACGCCACCGACGACCTGATTGCACGCCTGGCGCGCGATCCGTCCCGCCCCGACCGGCAGATCGTGCTGAAGACCAAAGACCGCCTCGACATGACCCGCTTTCCGATCCCGGCCTATGAGCTCGCCGAGGTCAAACGCTATTTTCTCGGCAGCATCCAGTATTCGAGCGGCTGTCCCTATCAGTGCGAGTTTTGCGATATCCCCGGCCTTTACGGCCGCAATCCGCGCCTCAAGACGCCGCAGCAGATCATCGCCGAACTCGACAAATTGCTCGAATGCGGGGTGATGGGCTCGGTCTATTTCGTCGACGATAATTTTATCGGCAACCGCAAGGCGGCGGTCGACCTGCTGCCGCACCTGATCGAGTGGCAGAAAAAAACCGGCTATGTGATGCGGCTCGCCTGCGAGGCGACGCTCAATATCGCCAAGCGGCCGGAGATCCTCGAGAAGATGCGCGAGGCGTTTTTCGTCACGATCTTCTGCGGCATCGAAACCCCCGATCCCGATGCGCTGAAGGCAATGCACAAGGACCACAACATGATGGTCCCGATCCTGGAAGGCGTGCATACCATCAACTCTTACGGGATGGAGGTCGTCTCCGGCATCATCATGGGGCTCGACACCGACAAGCCGGAGACCGGCGACGCCTTGCTCGCCTTCGTCGAGGAGTCGCGGATTCCGCTTCTGACCATCAATCTGCTGCAGGCGCTGCCGAAGACGCCGTTGTGGGATCGCCTCGAGCGCGAGAACCGGCTGATCCACGACGACGAGACCCGCGATTCGAATGTCGATTTCCTGATGCCCTATGACCAGGTCGTCAGTTCCTGGCGCAAATGCATGGAAATCGCCTACCAGCCGGCACGGCTTTACGCGCGTTACCAGCATCAGTGCGATTACACCTACGCCAACCGGCTGAAGGTGCCGGTCAGCGCGGCGCAGAAGAGCTGGTCCAATATCAAGCGCGGATTGATCATGCTCTCGAAGATTTTCTGGAAGGTCGGTGTGCTCGGCGACTACCGGAAGGTGTTTTGGCGGTTTGCCTTGCCGCGGCTGCGGAAAGGCGACATCGAGGGCCTGATTTCCTCGGCGCTGATCGCCCATCATTTGATCATGTTCGCGCGCGCGGCGTCCGTTGGCCAGCAGAACGCGTCGAACTACTCGCTCCGGCTGCGCGAGGCGTCGGTCCCTGCCGAGTAG
- a CDS encoding ethanolamine ammonia-lyase subunit EutB — MVYRHTIDATSYVFESLRDLLAKATPPRSGDRLAGVAADSAEEMIAARIALSDVPLKQFLREAVIPYEDDEVTRLIIDSHDASAFGAVSSLTVGAFRDWLLSDAATPEALQKLSHAVTPEMAAAVSKLMRNQDLILVAKKCQVTTAFRNTIGLRGRMSVRLQPNHPFDDLKGITASILDGLLLGSGDACIGINPASDDPQIIGGLLRHLDDIITRLQIPTQACVLTHVTTTLGLIDQGFPVDLVFQSVAGTQAANRSFGVDLALLKQAHQAGLSLRRGTVGSNVMYFETGQGSALSAGAHHGVDQQTCEARAYAVARAFDPLLVNSVVGFIGPEYLFDGKEIIRAGLEDHFCGKLLGLPLGVDVCYTNHAEADQDDMDNLLTLLAAAGVTFIMGVPGADDVMLNYQSTSFHDALYIRDLFGLRRAPEFDDWLFRVGLADAGFRLAGNTGLLPDFAMRLIAESASQT; from the coding sequence ATGGTCTATCGCCACACGATCGATGCCACGTCCTACGTCTTCGAAAGCCTGCGCGATCTTCTGGCCAAGGCCACGCCGCCGCGTTCCGGCGACCGCCTGGCTGGCGTCGCGGCCGACAGCGCGGAAGAGATGATCGCGGCGCGGATTGCGCTGTCGGATGTGCCCTTGAAGCAATTCCTGCGCGAAGCCGTCATTCCCTATGAAGACGATGAGGTCACAAGGCTGATCATCGACAGCCACGACGCGTCCGCTTTTGGCGCCGTGTCGTCGCTGACCGTCGGCGCGTTCCGCGATTGGCTGCTGTCGGATGCAGCGACCCCTGAGGCGCTGCAAAAATTGTCGCACGCGGTTACACCGGAAATGGCCGCGGCGGTGTCAAAACTGATGCGCAATCAGGACCTCATCCTGGTGGCGAAGAAATGCCAGGTGACGACGGCGTTTCGCAACACCATCGGCCTGCGCGGGCGGATGAGCGTGCGGCTGCAGCCCAACCATCCCTTCGACGATCTGAAGGGCATCACGGCCTCGATCCTCGACGGCCTGCTGCTCGGATCCGGCGACGCCTGTATCGGCATCAATCCGGCCAGCGACGATCCGCAAATCATCGGCGGGCTGCTGCGGCACCTCGACGACATCATCACGCGATTGCAGATTCCGACCCAGGCCTGCGTGCTCACCCATGTGACGACGACATTGGGATTGATCGATCAGGGCTTCCCGGTCGATCTGGTGTTTCAGTCGGTCGCGGGCACGCAAGCCGCCAACCGGAGTTTTGGCGTCGATCTGGCGCTTCTCAAACAAGCCCATCAGGCGGGATTGTCGCTGCGGCGCGGGACTGTCGGCAGCAATGTGATGTATTTCGAGACCGGGCAGGGCTCGGCGCTGTCGGCCGGCGCCCATCACGGCGTCGACCAGCAGACCTGCGAAGCGCGCGCCTACGCGGTGGCGCGTGCGTTCGATCCGCTGTTGGTCAACAGCGTGGTCGGCTTCATCGGCCCGGAATATCTGTTCGACGGCAAGGAGATCATCCGCGCTGGCCTCGAGGATCATTTCTGCGGCAAACTGCTCGGCCTGCCGCTCGGGGTCGACGTCTGCTACACCAACCATGCCGAGGCCGACCAGGACGACATGGACAATCTGTTGACGCTATTGGCGGCCGCCGGCGTGACCTTCATCATGGGGGTGCCCGGCGCCGACGACGTCATGCTCAACTACCAGTCCACCTCATTCCACGACGCGCTTTATATTCGCGACCTGTTCGGCCTGAGGCGGGCGCCGGAGTTCGACGATTGGCTGTTTCGCGTGGGGCTTGCCGATGCCGGCTTCCGCCTTGCCGGAAACACGGGTCTGCTGCCCGATTTTGCAATGCGGTTGATCGCGGAAAGCGCCTCTCAAACATGA
- a CDS encoding methyl-accepting chemotaxis protein, producing the protein MAEATKSDNPASPNGMMSRLSLAGKLYAVFALFAALTAAITALSDYNSRRNAELTEAIETASRAALNVERVNSLVYAVVMESRGVYMSTDAAAVKKFGEGLLKFNDQILAVVKDWESIIRADDAEQFSTFKQRILQFVDFRKELVRRAVEISPAAGREFGDNDANRAVRSALNRDLEALSRVYDERSRQIVQQTAANRNMSFVLTCLGALALLVVIIGVLIISRSVARPLSLITTTIKHVAEGAENVEVPHINRTDEIGALARAIRIFQEAMERNRNLNSQVLEESKSRDQRARHIETSVEEFRSAIGNVLRAVTDNASAMRDTAQSITKVASDANGRAVAATGATEQASSNVFAVAGAAEELSASVEEIGRQVRQSADVVEQAGLRTEKSIAEIESLAAATQRIDGVLNLIQTIAEQTNLLALNATIEAARAGEAGRGFAVVAHEVKALAEQTAKATSEIGQNVSLIQVSTRNAVDAVREIGHAVRDINEVTSNIASAVEQQDLATREISANAQSAAQGNETLVANITSLSDAIGETNKSAASVLSTSGDLTSTAETLSREVDKFFHNLRADPLEHGGARQTAVAG; encoded by the coding sequence ATGGCTGAAGCAACGAAGTCTGATAATCCCGCATCCCCCAACGGTATGATGTCGCGGCTTTCGCTCGCCGGCAAACTGTACGCGGTGTTCGCGCTGTTCGCAGCTCTGACCGCGGCGATCACCGCTCTGTCCGACTATAATTCCCGCCGCAACGCCGAGCTCACCGAAGCCATCGAAACCGCGAGCCGCGCCGCGCTCAATGTCGAGCGCGTCAATTCGCTGGTCTATGCGGTGGTGATGGAATCGCGTGGCGTCTACATGTCGACGGACGCCGCCGCCGTGAAGAAGTTCGGCGAAGGCCTGCTCAAGTTCAACGACCAGATCCTCGCCGTGGTCAAGGATTGGGAATCCATCATCCGCGCCGACGATGCCGAGCAGTTTTCGACCTTCAAGCAGCGCATCCTGCAGTTCGTCGACTTCCGCAAGGAACTGGTCCGCCGCGCCGTCGAAATCAGTCCCGCCGCCGGCCGCGAGTTTGGCGACAACGATGCCAATCGCGCCGTGCGTTCGGCGCTGAACAGGGATCTTGAGGCGCTCTCCAGGGTCTATGACGAGCGCTCCCGGCAGATCGTCCAGCAGACCGCAGCCAACCGCAATATGTCGTTTGTCCTGACCTGTCTCGGCGCCCTGGCGCTGCTCGTGGTCATCATCGGCGTGCTGATCATTTCCCGCTCGGTGGCGCGGCCGCTTTCGCTCATCACCACGACCATCAAGCACGTCGCCGAGGGCGCGGAGAATGTCGAGGTGCCCCATATCAACCGCACTGACGAGATCGGCGCGCTGGCGCGGGCGATCCGGATTTTCCAGGAGGCGATGGAGCGCAATCGCAATCTCAATTCGCAGGTGCTGGAAGAATCCAAGTCGCGCGACCAACGCGCCCGGCATATCGAGACCTCGGTGGAAGAATTCCGCAGTGCGATTGGAAACGTGCTGCGCGCGGTCACCGATAACGCATCGGCGATGCGCGACACCGCGCAGTCGATCACCAAGGTGGCGTCAGACGCCAACGGCCGCGCGGTTGCCGCGACCGGCGCGACCGAGCAGGCCTCCAGCAACGTGTTCGCGGTCGCCGGTGCGGCCGAAGAACTATCGGCATCCGTCGAGGAAATCGGCCGTCAGGTCCGCCAGTCCGCTGATGTCGTCGAGCAGGCGGGCCTTCGCACCGAAAAATCGATCGCCGAAATCGAAAGCCTGGCGGCCGCGACCCAGCGCATCGACGGCGTGCTCAATCTGATCCAGACCATCGCCGAGCAGACCAATCTCCTGGCGCTCAACGCGACCATCGAAGCCGCCCGCGCCGGCGAGGCCGGCCGCGGCTTTGCGGTGGTTGCTCACGAGGTCAAGGCGCTGGCGGAGCAAACCGCGAAGGCGACCTCCGAAATCGGCCAGAACGTCAGCCTGATCCAGGTGTCTACGCGCAACGCGGTCGATGCGGTTCGCGAGATCGGTCATGCCGTGCGCGACATCAACGAGGTCACCTCCAACATCGCCAGCGCCGTCGAGCAACAGGATCTGGCGACCCGCGAGATCTCGGCGAACGCGCAATCCGCAGCCCAGGGCAACGAGACGTTGGTGGCCAACATCACCTCGCTCTCGGATGCCATCGGCGAGACCAACAAGTCCGCGGCATCCGTGCTGTCGACCTCCGGCGATCTGACCTCGACCGCGGAAACGCTGTCGCGCGAGGTCGACAAATTCTTCCACAATCTTCGCGCCGACCCGCTTGAGCACGGTGGTGCAAGGCAGACGGCGGTTGCCGGGTGA